The Malus domestica chromosome 10, GDT2T_hap1 genome contains a region encoding:
- the LOC103429730 gene encoding uncharacterized protein isoform X20, with protein sequence MSKPSLRLQFTKLLVFYHVLLWQLGHWPQSKLHCRADVARLPEDEVSALRDFMSNTELRPEQIIEVTYCSDVVRTYGFVIECNCTNESGCRITGIRMSYLGLTGTIHEKVGDLTSLTYLILSNNTLHGGIPDTIGNLKNLQVLDLSRNQLNGSIPASLGRLVSLEYLYLQYNLLSQGIPPSFGSLTKLTELNLQFNMISDSIPEDFGNLSSLTIMELSENQLSGPLPQSLGNLTTLTTFYVSANNLSGKFPETYGNLTSLKKFSIAGNYISGPLPVETIAKWTNITHLVLVGNNFEGNLTEKIFRLPKLQYLLITDLANNSFPLPPKINNSANFISLTLRNCSINGTIPKYIGENMTSLRYLDLSFNKLTGGLPQNMSSKMIYMSFSRNMLNGTIAPSILGDSQTRIDLSFNYFSAEGSPVQSNQQLNLFACCRNSSTTEPQMMDPFEMKNRYCPENEPEYHSLFINCGGEETIVDGHQYDQDNDTSLFYTSPKKSWAYSLSGDFGVPESNTSNYIKSMTRGVHEAPLYEKARFSPISLEYYVFCLRKGNYIVTLYFKEIVDSKDEDYSSLRKRVFDVYIQDVRRLDYFKIREEEGTTEGPITKKISAVVVNDSGLLNIHLYWPGKGSYQYHPSFNGPLISAISVTPEFDPDKSKGQFVALITLASIVAALPLSLAFAWRMGWLPSEGFPKIETSQEKIVDEYQDSEELPSQEENGDEQRNTKDQGTRKNTEKYQGQEEIGDEHQDNEELPSQEEIGDEHQDNEELPSQEEIGDEHQDNEELPSQEEIGDEHQDNEELPSQEEIGDEPRNTKGQEEVGDEQRNTKDQGRRKNTKTKRKKKEKLGDEHPNIVKKLGMFGLSYGFPLGMSSEELPSQEEIGDKHQDSEEFPSKEEIGDEHQDSEELPSQEEIGDEQRNTKGQQEINDEQRNTKDQGRRKNTETKRKKKEKIGQEEIGEEHQDSEELPNQEEIGDEHQDREELPSQEEIGDEQRNTKGQEEIGDEQRNTKDQGRRKNTETKRKKKEKIGDERPNTIKKLGMFGLSYGLPLDMSSEELPSKEEIGDEHQDSEELPSQEEIGDEQRNTKDQGRRKNTETKRKKKEKIGDERPNTVKKLGMFGLSYGLPLDMSSEELPSQEEIGDEQRKTKDQGRWKNTETKRKKKEKIGDEHPDTVKKLGMLGLSYGFPLGMSSEELPSEEEIGDEQQDSEELPSQEEIGDEQRNRKGQEEIGEEQRNTKDQGRQKNTETKRKKKEKIGDEHPDTVKKLGMFGLSYGFPLGMSNEELPSQEEIGDEHQDSEELPSQQEIGDEQRNKKGQEEIGDEQRNTKDQGRWKNTETKTKKKEKIGDEHPDTVKKLGMLGLSYGFPLGMSSEELPSEEEIGDEHQDSEELPSQEEIGDEQRNRKGQEEIGDEQRNTKDQGRRKNTETKRKKKEKIGDEHPDTVKKLGMFGLSYGFPLGMSSEELPSQEEIGDEHQDSEKLPSQEEIGDEQRNMKGQEEIGDEQRNTKDQGRRKNTETKMKKKEKIGDEHPDIVKKLGMLGSSYGFPLGMSSEELPSQEEISDEHQDNEELPSQEKIGDEQRNTKGQEEIGDEQRNTKDQGRRKNTKTKMKKKEKIGDEHPDTVKKLGMLGLSYGFPLGMSSEELLSQEEIGDEHQDSEELRSQEEISDEQRNTKGQEEIGDEQINTKDQGRRTNTKTRRKKNEKIGDEHLDAVKELINATENFSDKKKLGHSETFFMAQLPSHTVAVKKLDSAHFKGKIDKLKEEIGIIESLQHNNILKLLHAYIGKDLQFLVYEYMENKSLEDILFGSSTSGTIKLDWNTRVNICLGIAQGLQYLHERVQIVHTNIKSANILLNEKLEAKISDFGFANLYSEEDKVMAIGRETKKGYTAPEYLQTDDLDSKLDVFSFGVVVLEIVSGERNVRNQSKKETEVLLDRAYKANRNGNLKSLVDKNLSTFDEREALIILKLALECTTMGASVRPEMSGVVSVLLGEKSIDEVCSPAKPTGDINVVGSLEELAGISDMAAKPTGDINVVGSLEESAGISDMAESLSPLWGS encoded by the exons ATGAGTAAGCCTTCTCTAAGACTGCAGTTTACTAAGCTTCTTGTTTTTTACCATGTTCTACTTTGGCAACTTGGACACTGGCCTCAATCCAAACTCCACTGCAGAGCCGACGTGGCTCGACTGCCGGAAGATGAAG TGTCTGCTCTCCGTGACTTTATGAGCAACACAGAGTTAAGGCCAGAGCAAATCATTGAGGTGACGTATTGCAGTGATGTAGTCCGGACTTACGGTTTTGTCATCGAATGTAATTGCACTAATGAGAGTGGATGCCGGATCACTGGAAT TAGAATGAGCTACTTAGGTTTAACTGGAACTATTCATGAAAAAGTGGGTGATCTTACAAGCCTAACCTACCT CATTCTATCCAACAACACACTTCATGGCGGAATACCAGACACCATTGGGAATTTGAAGAATCTCCAAGTCCT GGATCTATCGCGAAATCAACTCAATGGTTCAATACCAGCAAGCTTAGGGCGCTTGGTTTCTCTTGAATATCT ATATCTGCAATACAACTTGCTTAGCCAAGGTATACCACCAAGTTTTGGTTCACTGACGAAACTTACTGAATT GAATCTGCAGTTTAATATGATATCAGACTCAATTCCTGAGGATTTTGGAAATCTTTCGAGTCTTACAATTAT GGAACTGTCTGAGAATCAGCTGTCTGGTCCTCTTCCACAAAGCCTCGGAAACTTGACAACTCTCACAACCTT CTATGTGTCAGCCAATAATTTGAGTGGGAAATTTCCAGAAACTTATGGAAACCTCACAAGCCTGAAAAAGTT TTCGATAGCCGGGAATTACATTTCTGGTCCCTTACCAGTTGAAACCATAGCCAAGTGGACTAATATCACTCACCT GGTGCTCGTGGGAAACAATTTCGAAGGAAACTTGACTGAAAAAATATTCCGCTTGCCAAAGCTTCAGTATCT GTTGATAACTGACCTggcaaataatagtttcccaTTACCACCAAAAATCAACAACAGTGCCAATTTCATTTCTCT AACACTGAGGAACTGCTCAATCAACGGCACAATCCCCAAATACATTGGTGAAAATATGACATCCCTAAGATACCT AGACTTGAGCTTCAATAAGTTAACTGGTGGCCTCCCTCAGAATATGAGTTCAAAAATGATTTACat GTCTTTTTCTAGAAATATGCTTAACGGGACAATCGCACCTTCGATACTTGGGGACTCCCAAACTAGGAT AGATCTTTCGTTCAACTATTTTTCAGCAGAAGGCTCTCCAGTACAAAGCAACCAACAACT GAACTTGTTTGCATGCTGCCGCAACTCCTCAACCACTGAGCCACAAat GATGGATCCATTTGAAATGAAGAACAGATACTGTCCTGAAAACGAACCGGAGT ACCATTCCTTGTTTATTAATTGTGGTGGTGAAGAAACAATCGTAGATGGGCATCAATATGATCAAGATAATGACACATCCCTCTTTTACACAAGTCCAAAGAAAAGCTGGGCTTACAGCCTTTCCGGAGACTTTGGTGTACCAGAAAGTAATACTAGTAATTATATCAAGAGCATGACACGTGGAGTTCATGAGGCACCGTTGTATGAAAAAGCTCGGTTTTCCCCGATATCTCTCGAGTATTATGTTTTTTGTCTACGCAAAGGCAATTATATTGTGACGCTTTATTTCAAGGAAATTGTAGACAGTAAGGATGAAGATTATAGTAGTTTAAGAAAACGCGTATTTGATGTATATATTCAG GATGTGAGGAGACTAGATTATTTCAAGATTAGGGAGGAGGAGGGAACTACAGAAGGACCAATAACTAAAAAGATTTCAGCTGTGGTTGTAAATGATAGCGGTCTATTGAACATCCACTTGTACTGGCCTGGAAAGGGATCGTATCAATACCATCCTAGTTTTAATGGACCTCTAATATCAGCTATTTCTGTGACTCCTG AGTTCGATCCCGATAAAAGCAAAGGTCAATTTGTTGCATTGATTACGCTTGCTTCAATTGTTGCTGCTCTGCCGCTTTCATTGGCTTTTGCTTGGAGGATGGGCTGGCTGCCAAGCGAAGGGTTCCCCA AAATCGAAACAAGTCAAGAAAAAATAGTTGATGAGTATCAAGACAGCGAAGAGCTCCCCA GTCAAGAAGAAAATGGTGATGAGCAGAGAAACACGAAAGATCAAGGCACGCGgaagaacacagaaaaatatcAAG GTCAAGAAGAAATAGGAGATGAGCATCAAGACAACGAAGAGCTCCCCA GTCAAGAAGAAATAGGAGATGAGCATCAAGACAACGAAGAGCTCCCCA GTCAAGAAGAAATAGGAGATGAGCATCAAGACAACGAAGAGCTCCCCA GTCAAGAAGAAATAGGTGATGAGCATCAAGACAACGAAGAGCTCCCCA GTCAAGAAGAAATAGGTGATGAGCCGAGAAACACGAAAGGTCAAGAAGAAGTAGGAGATGAACAGAGAAACACGAAAGATCAAGGCAGGCGGaagaacacaaaaacaaagaggaagaaaaaggaaaaactaGGTGATGAGCATCCAAACATCGTCAAAAAATTGGGTATGTTCGGATTGAGCTATGGATTTCCGTTGGGAATGTCAAGCGAAGAGCTCCCCA GTCAAGAAGAAATAGGTGATAAGCATCAGGACAGCGAAGAGTTCCCCA GTAAAGAAGAAATAGGTGATGAGCATCAAGACAGCGAAGAGCTCCCCA GTCAAGAAGAAATAGGTGATGAGCAGAGAAACACGAAAGGTCAACAAGAAATAAATGACGAGCAGAGAAACACGAAAGATCAAGGCAGGCGGAAGAACACAGaaacaaagaggaagaaaaaggaaaaaatag GTCAAGAAGAAATAGGTGAGGAGCATCAAGACAGCGAAGAGCTCCCCA aTCAAGAAGAAATAGGTGATGAGCATCAAGACAGGGAAGAGCTCCCCA GCCAAGAAGAAATAGGTGATGAGCAGAGAAACACGAAAGGTCAAGAAGAAATAGGTGATGAGCAGAGAAACACGAAAGATCAAGGCAGGCGGAAGAACACAGaaacaaagaggaagaaaaaggaaaaaataggTGATGAGCGTCCAAACACCATCAAAAAATTGGGTATGTTCGGATTGAGCTATGGATTACCGTTGGATATGTCAAGCGAAGAGCTCCCCA GTAAAGAAGAAATAGGTGATGAGCATCAAGACAGCGAAGAACTCCCCA GCCAAGAAGAAATAGGTGATGAGCAGAGAAACACGAAAGATCAAGGCAGGCGGAAGAACACAGaaacaaagaggaagaaaaaggaaaaaataggTGATGAGCGTCCAAACACCGTCAAAAAATTGGGTATGTTCGGATTGAGCTATGGATTACCGTTGGATATGTCAAGCGAAGAGCTCCCCA gCCAAGAAGAAATAGGTGATGAGCAGAGAAAAACGAAAGATCAAGGCAGGTGGAAGAACACAGaaacaaagaggaagaaaaaggaaaaaataggTGATGAGCATCCCGACACCGTCAAAAAATTGGGTATGTTGGGATTGAGCTATGGATTTCCGTTGGGTATGTCAAGCGAAGAGCTCCCCA GTGAAGAAGAAATAGGTGatgaacaacaagatagcgaagAGCTCCCCA gtCAAGAAGAAATAGGTGATGAGCAGAGAAACAGGAAAGGTCAAGAAGAAATAGGTGAGGAGCAGAGAAACACGAAAGATCAAGGCAGGCAGAAGAACACagaaacaaaaaggaagaaaaaggaaaaaataggTGATGAGCATCCAGACACTGTAAAAAAATTGGGTATGTTCGGATTGAGCTATGGATTTCCGTTGGGTATGTCAAACGAAGAGCTCCCCA GTCAAGAAGAAATAGGTGATGAGCATCAAGACAGCGAAGAACTCCCCA GTCAACAAGAAATAGGTGATGAGCAGAGAAACAAGAAAGGTCAAGAAGAAATTGGTGATGAGCAGAGAAACACGAAAGATCAAGGCAGGTGGAAGAACACAGAAACAAAGacgaagaaaaaggaaaaaataggTGATGAGCATCCAGACACCGTCAAAAAATTGGGTATGTTGGGATTGAGCTATGGATTTCCGTTGGGTATGTCAAGCGAAGAGCTCCCCA GTGAAGAAGAAATAGGTGATGAGCATCAAGATAGCGAAGAGCTCCCCA gtCAAGAAGAAATAGGTGATGAGCAGAGAAACAGGAAAGGTCAAGAAGAAATAGGTGATGAGCAGAGAAACACGAAAGATCAAGGCAGGCGGAAGAACACTGaaacaaagaggaagaaaaaggaaaaaataggTGATGAGCATCCAGACACTGTAAAAAAATTGGGTATGTTCGGATTGAGCTATGGATTTCCGTTGGGTATGTCAAGCGAAGAGCTCCCCA GTCAAGAAGAAATAGGTGATGAGCATCAAGACAGCGAAAAGCTCCCTA GTCAAGAAGAAATAGGTGATGAGCAAAGAAACATGAAAGGTCAAGAAGAAATAGGGGATGAGCAGAGAAACACGAAAGATCAAGGTAGGCGGAAGAACACAGAaacaaagatgaagaaaaaggaaaaaataggTGATGAGCATCCAGACATTGTTAAAAAATTGGGTATGTTGGGATCGAGCTATGGATTTCCGTTGGGTATGTCAAGCGAAGAGCTCCCCA gTCAAGAAGAAATAAGTGATGAGCATCAAGACAACGAAGAGCTCCCCA GTCAAGAAAAAATAGGTGATGAGCAGAGAAACACGAAAGGTCAAGAAGAAATAGGGGATGAGCAGAGAAACACGAAAGATCAAGGCAGGCGGaagaacacaaaaacaaagatgaagaaaaaggaaaaaataggTGATGAGCATCCAGACACTGTTAAAAAATTGGGTATGTTGGGATTGAGCTATGGATTTCCGTTGGGTATGTCAAGCGAAGAGCTCCTCA GTCAAGAAGAAATAGGTGATGAGCATCAAGACAGCGAAGAGCTCCGCA GTCAAGAAGAAATAAGTGATGAGCAGAGAAACACGAAAGGTCAAGAAGAAATTGGTGATGAGCAGATAAACACGAAAGATCAAGGCAGGCGGACGAACAcaaaaacaaggaggaagaaaaatgaaaaaataggTGATGAGCATCTAGACGCCGTCAAAGAATTAATAAATGCTACCGAAAATTTTAGcgacaaaaaaaaacttggtcATTCTGAGACATTTTTTATG GCACAACTGCCAAGTCATACTGTGGCCGTGAAGAAACTAGATTCCGCTCATTTTAAGGGAAAAATCGATAAACTGAAAGAGGAAATTGGCATCATAGAGTCATTGCAACACAACAATATCCTTAAACTGTTGCATGCTTATATTGGAAAAGACCTCCAATTTCTTGTTTACGAATACATGGAAAATAAATCCCTTGAAGACATCTTATTTG GCTCGAGTACTTCTGGCACAATCAAGCTTGATTGGAATACAAGGGTTAACATTTGCTTGGGAATAGCACAGGGTTTGCAATATCTACATGAGAGAGTACAGATTGTTCATACGAATATAAAATCTGCTAATATTCTTCTTAATGAAAAACTTGAGGCTAAGATATCGGACTTTGGATTTGCAAATCTTTATTCTGAAGAAGATAAAGTTATGGCCATCGGAAGAGAAACAAAGAA AGGCTACACGGCGCCAGAGTATTTGCAAACGGATGATTTAGATAGCAAACTGGATGTTTTCAGCTTTGGGGTGGTCGTACTTGAAATTGTTAGTGGGGAGAGAAACGTACGTaaccaatcaaagaaggaaactGAGGTTCTTTTAGACAGG GCTTATAAAGCAAATAGAAACGGAAATTTGAAGAGCTTGGTTGATAAGAATTTGTCTACATTTGATGAAAGAGAAGCCCTTATCATCTTGAAATTAGCATTGGAGTGCACCACGATGGGTGCTAGTGTCAGACCTGAAATGTCTGGAGTTGTTAGTGTTCTTCTTGGCGAAAAAAGCATTGACGAGGTTTGTTCACCTGCCAAGCCCACTGGCGACATCAATGTTGTTGGTTCCCTCGAAGAGTTGGCAGGCATTTCTGATATGGCTGCCAAGCCCACTGGCGACATCAATGTTGTTGGTTCCCTCGAAGAGTCGGCAGGCATTTCTGATATGGCAGAGTCTCTTTCCCCACTTTGGGGAAGTTGA